In the genome of Thunnus albacares chromosome 8, fThuAlb1.1, whole genome shotgun sequence, the window GCGCCGGTTAAACTGCCGTGTTGTCAACCCAGGACCATCCTTCTAACAAAACATAGGGAGGAATACATGTTTATGAGATAGTTCATAGTTATTATAAATAACCTCAAAAAACAGCGATGTTCCTCACAGAATACCaacctttttttcttcatgcttTCCCTGCACCTCCACAAAATCTCCTGTCACTTTGACCAGTAGGTCCTCTGGGTTAAAGTGCTTAACATCAACTTGGACTGTAAATCCGCTGTCATCACAGGTTACCTACAAACACAAGGCAAATTACATTATTATGGagatattaaaagaaaacccaAGCACAGCTAACGGCCACTATGCTCTTAATTGTGATTTCCTTcacagtatacatatatatttgaGTCTGAAAGTTCATTATTGATCTTGAAAACAGTAGTTAGAGAAAACAAATCCACTTGCAAgctttttcagagcttttaacTACCCCTAATGGTGTTCATCCATAAAATGCTACTTAGAACGCTACCTTAATGAACtttgagacaaaataaatacggttttcaaatctgaaaaataaaggGACTACTTTTAAGTCAGAAAGCGTGGATtctcaaagaaagaaaagaatacCATTGTAGAAAAAAATGGGATGCTATCattgttctttttgtgtgtgtcttcatgcaagtcaattaaaataattgcaaTAAACTGTTCTCATTCTAACGTGTGCAGGACTTAGCTTAGTGAATTAAAGTGACTCACCTCTGCAGAGCTGGTATTATCAGTCTCTGGAACTAGTAATTTCGGATACCAGTTGCATTGTCCGTAAGTCCCGTTCAGCCGAGGAATAAGAGGTGGTAAAACCTTCTCCCATGGGATGCCACCAACTGGGAGAGTGGGTGCCAGGATGAAGTCCATTTCAGATCTGATAAGAggaattttttctttttttaaaaaaaaaggagaattgATAAAACGGCAGTTGAGACCACAGCAAGTCACACTTCAAATTAACAGCGGCCACAGCTTACCTCTGGTTGAATTCCCTGACCAAACTAGTGTGCAAAGCAAGGGACAGCCCCTATTTAAGTGCTTGCGTTCCTTGTTAAGTCCTGAATGAGGCACAGTGAGAAGTAGAGATGTACTGGTGCGCCAGTCTGTCTGACTCCGCGTTCCTCTCCCTCTGGGTGCTGGACGTGACTGTTATGATCTGTGTTTTATACTGGGGTT includes:
- the hspb6 gene encoding heat shock protein beta-6 isoform X2; this encodes MDFILAPTLPVGGIPWEKVLPPLIPRLNGTYGQCNWYPKLLVPETDNTSSAEVTCDDSGFTVQVDVKHFNPEDLLVKVTGDFVEVQGKHEEKKDGPGLTTRQFNRRYRIPKGVDTMALESAVSPEGILIISAPMLQTENSGSLT
- the hspb6 gene encoding heat shock protein beta-6 isoform X1, whose protein sequence is MDFILAPTLPVGGIPWEKVLPPLIPRLNGTYGQCNWYPKLLVPETDNTSSAEVTCDDSGFTVQVDVKHFNPEDLLVKVTGDFVEVQGKHEEKKKDGPGLTTRQFNRRYRIPKGVDTMALESAVSPEGILIISAPMLQTENSGSLT